A single window of Fischerella sp. PCC 9605 DNA harbors:
- a CDS encoding WD40 repeat domain-containing protein — protein sequence MFNKITLNFPKSSNRDARTLDTNSIWIYSIAISPNGQTLASGGYDKSIKIWNLSTGKLINTFRGHGNTVDSVAISHNGAILASGSWDHQIKLWNLKTGKLIRTLSGHTDDVKSVAFSPDGKTLGSGSWDNTVQLWNLETGAKLHTFKHLNAVRTVAISPDGQILASGCEDGKIMIWQLSNTQMRIPLAAHDKAVFSLAFSSDGQTLASGSKDQTIKLWNIKTGQLLRTFKGHHQAVYSVAFSPDGQNVASGSYDQTIKLWNTQTGQLLRTFKGHNKAVRSVVFSLNGQNLISGSTDDTIKIWQLSFK from the coding sequence TTGTTCAATAAAATCACTTTAAATTTTCCAAAAAGCTCAAATCGAGATGCGCGTACTTTAGATACTAATTCTATATGGATTTATTCAATTGCTATCAGTCCTAATGGGCAAACACTTGCTAGCGGTGGTTATGACAAGAGTATCAAAATTTGGAATTTAAGTACTGGAAAATTAATTAATACTTTTAGGGGACATGGAAATACAGTAGATTCTGTTGCTATTAGTCACAATGGAGCAATTCTTGCTAGTGGTAGTTGGGATCATCAAATCAAATTATGGAATCTAAAAACAGGTAAACTTATCCGTACTTTGTCTGGACATACCGACGATGTTAAGTCTGTAGCCTTCAGTCCGGATGGAAAAACTTTAGGTAGTGGTAGCTGGGACAATACGGTTCAGCTTTGGAATCTAGAGACTGGAGCGAAGCTTCACACTTTCAAACATTTAAATGCAGTCAGAACAGTTGCCATAAGCCCAGATGGGCAAATTCTTGCAAGTGGTTGTGAAGACGGAAAAATAATGATTTGGCAATTGAGTAATACTCAAATGAGGATTCCTTTAGCAGCTCATGACAAGGCAGTTTTCTCTTTAGCTTTTAGTTCCGATGGACAAACGTTAGCAAGTGGTAGTAAAGACCAAACAATTAAATTGTGGAATATAAAGACTGGGCAGTTGCTTCGCACTTTCAAAGGACATCATCAAGCAGTTTATTCTGTGGCTTTTAGTCCCGACGGACAGAATGTTGCTAGTGGTAGTTACGATCAAACGATTAAGTTGTGGAATACACAGACTGGGCAATTGCTTCGCACCTTCAAAGGGCATAACAAGGCAGTTCGGTCTGTGGTTTTCAGTCTCAATGGGCAGAATCTTATTAGTGGTAGTACAGATGATACTATCAAGATTTGGCAGTTATCTTTCAAGTAA
- a CDS encoding gluconeogenesis factor YvcK family protein: protein MSIGFLRQALHTLQQQSRRRTPHRVNQWFKWLAPGLSVKRWLLISVGGVVLACLGLAIWIKLTPIFWALELLRGFLGTITDIIPNYISGPLVLLFGLLLLLWGQTRTVGSITEVLRPEGDEELVDVLLAHRRLYRGPKIVVIGGGTGLSTLLRGLKHYSANITAIVTVADDGGSSGRLRREFGVLPPGDIRNCLAALADEEKLLTELFQYRFQVGDGLTGHSFGNLFLTAMSEITGDLERAVAASSKVLAIRGQVLPATLSDVRLWAELADGRRIEGESKITAAGGNIVRIGCTPANPPALPAAIKAIKEADYMIMGPGSLYTSVIPNLLVPEIADAIAASKAPRIYVCNIMTQPGETQGYTVADHIRAIDAACNGRPLFNAVLVHKKSPSARALIRYAQQHSHPVFLDREEITKLGRRVVSANVMHEDETGCVRHDPQRLARVLLRWYSGAHLVK from the coding sequence ATGTCAATTGGTTTTCTCAGGCAAGCCCTTCACACTTTGCAACAGCAGTCGCGCCGTCGCACTCCTCATCGGGTTAACCAGTGGTTCAAGTGGTTGGCCCCCGGACTATCGGTAAAACGCTGGTTGTTGATTAGTGTTGGGGGCGTGGTGCTAGCGTGTCTGGGGTTAGCAATTTGGATTAAGCTAACACCGATTTTTTGGGCGCTAGAGTTGCTGAGAGGTTTTCTAGGAACAATCACTGACATCATACCCAACTATATCAGTGGACCTTTAGTTCTGCTGTTCGGGTTACTGTTGCTGCTTTGGGGACAAACCCGCACGGTCGGTTCAATTACTGAGGTGCTAAGACCAGAAGGCGATGAAGAACTAGTAGACGTGCTGCTGGCACATCGCCGATTATATCGAGGTCCGAAAATTGTCGTCATTGGTGGCGGTACGGGGCTTTCCACGTTACTGAGAGGACTGAAACACTACAGCGCCAATATTACCGCCATTGTCACTGTCGCTGATGATGGTGGATCTTCGGGGCGTCTGCGGCGAGAATTTGGTGTCCTGCCACCGGGGGATATTCGCAATTGTTTGGCGGCGCTGGCAGATGAAGAAAAATTATTAACAGAACTGTTTCAATATCGGTTTCAGGTTGGCGATGGTTTGACGGGTCACAGCTTTGGTAATCTGTTCTTGACGGCTATGAGTGAAATTACCGGAGATTTAGAACGGGCAGTTGCTGCCAGTTCTAAAGTATTGGCCATCCGAGGACAAGTTTTACCAGCAACTCTCAGCGATGTTCGCCTGTGGGCAGAATTAGCAGATGGTCGTCGGATTGAAGGTGAATCTAAAATAACCGCAGCAGGAGGTAATATTGTTAGAATTGGCTGCACCCCTGCCAATCCTCCAGCTTTGCCTGCGGCAATTAAAGCAATTAAAGAAGCTGACTACATGATTATGGGCCCTGGCAGCCTGTACACTAGTGTAATTCCTAACTTGTTAGTACCGGAAATTGCTGATGCGATCGCTGCCTCCAAAGCACCCCGCATCTATGTCTGCAACATCATGACTCAGCCAGGAGAAACTCAGGGATATACCGTTGCTGACCACATTCGGGCAATTGATGCTGCTTGCAACGGCAGACCCTTATTTAATGCCGTACTGGTACACAAAAAATCCCCTTCTGCCCGCGCCCTCATCCGCTATGCCCAACAACACTCCCATCCTGTCTTTTTGGATCGCGAAGAAATAACCAAATTAGGGCGAAGAGTTGTTTCAGCTAATGTGATGCATGAAGATGAAACCGGTTGCGTGCGTCACGATCCACAACGACTAGCGCGAGTGTTATTGCGGTGGTACAGTGGAGCGCATCTGGTGAAATAA
- a CDS encoding GGDEF/EAL domain-containing response regulator, translating to MNYERSYFEKKDILIIDDMPDNLRVLSSLLTREGYGVRKALNWHMALTACQTLLPDLILLDIMIPEVDGYEICRRLKACRLTADIPVIFISALEDVFDKVKAFQVGGVDYITKPFEFEEVLVRVENQLALRTARLEIFKLNAELENRVKERTSQLEKALYKLQQEINQRQQLQTKLLDIALHDSLTGLPNRVLFIKRLEQALNRAKLESDYHFAVLFLDCDRFKVVNNSLGHLVGDELLIAIAHRLQASLSPFDSLARFGGDEFAILLENITDISTAIEVAECILKKLSQPFKLFRYEVFINASIGINWGNHNYEKSEYLLRDADTAMYRAKALGKARYHVFDPAMHQEVSQLLELENDLRRAVERQEFVVHYQPIICITTGAIAGFEALIRWQHPTKGLVYPTAFIPIAEETGLINHINIWVLQSACQTLRLLQNHPATNKNLNSLTISVNLSPRLFSLPNFLAEIDQILDETKINPANLELEITESLLIENSDVIKTILYELKERKIKLVMDDFGTGYSSLSYLHSFPLNTLKIDKSFVKRMQENQQSMGLVPAIIGIAHSMGMIVIAEGVETQHQLTQLKNLNCDFAQGLLFSGAIEPELVLNLIATAPQW from the coding sequence ATGAATTACGAACGATCATACTTTGAAAAAAAAGACATTTTGATTATTGATGATATGCCAGATAATCTGCGAGTTTTATCTTCGCTCCTGACAAGGGAAGGTTATGGCGTTCGCAAAGCATTGAACTGGCACATGGCACTTACTGCTTGCCAAACATTATTACCAGATCTGATTTTACTAGACATTATGATTCCAGAGGTTGATGGTTATGAAATTTGCCGGCGTTTGAAAGCTTGTAGGCTAACTGCCGATATTCCAGTAATTTTTATTAGCGCTTTAGAAGATGTTTTTGATAAAGTAAAAGCTTTTCAGGTAGGTGGGGTAGACTACATCACAAAACCTTTTGAATTTGAAGAAGTTTTGGTGCGTGTGGAAAATCAACTGGCGTTGAGGACTGCACGACTAGAAATTTTTAAACTCAACGCCGAATTAGAAAATAGAGTCAAAGAACGGACTTCGCAGCTAGAAAAAGCTCTCTATAAACTCCAACAAGAAATTAATCAACGTCAGCAACTACAAACTAAATTGCTAGATATAGCATTGCATGATTCGCTGACCGGATTACCTAACCGAGTTTTATTTATCAAGCGACTAGAACAAGCTCTCAATCGTGCCAAGCTAGAATCTGATTATCACTTTGCTGTTCTGTTTTTAGACTGCGATCGCTTCAAAGTCGTGAATAATTCTCTTGGTCACTTAGTAGGAGATGAATTGCTAATAGCGATCGCTCATCGCTTGCAAGCATCTTTAAGCCCATTTGATTCTTTAGCAAGATTTGGTGGCGATGAATTTGCTATTCTTTTAGAAAACATCACAGATATCAGCACTGCAATCGAAGTAGCCGAATGTATTCTCAAAAAATTATCACAGCCTTTTAAGTTGTTCAGATATGAAGTATTTATTAATGCGAGTATTGGGATTAATTGGGGCAATCATAACTATGAAAAATCAGAGTACTTGCTAAGAGATGCTGACACGGCAATGTATCGTGCTAAGGCTCTAGGAAAAGCTAGATATCATGTCTTCGACCCTGCTATGCATCAGGAAGTTTCTCAGCTTTTAGAGTTAGAAAATGATCTGAGAAGAGCAGTTGAACGCCAAGAATTTGTAGTTCACTATCAACCGATCATTTGTATAACTACAGGTGCGATCGCTGGATTTGAAGCCCTGATCCGTTGGCAGCATCCGACAAAAGGACTAGTTTATCCTACAGCATTTATTCCTATAGCAGAAGAAACAGGTTTAATTAATCATATCAACATCTGGGTATTGCAATCAGCTTGCCAGACTTTACGTCTGTTGCAAAATCATCCAGCTACAAACAAAAACCTGAATAGCCTGACTATTAGTGTCAATCTTTCACCACGTTTGTTTTCTCTACCTAATTTTCTCGCTGAAATCGACCAAATCCTTGATGAAACTAAAATAAATCCTGCCAATTTAGAGCTAGAAATTACTGAAAGTTTACTTATAGAAAATAGTGATGTTATCAAAACTATTCTTTATGAACTAAAAGAGCGAAAAATAAAATTAGTTATGGATGACTTTGGCACTGGCTATTCCTCTTTAAGCTACCTGCATAGCTTTCCTTTAAACACCCTCAAAATTGATAAGTCATTTGTCAAACGTATGCAGGAAAATCAACAGAGTATGGGATTAGTACCAGCAATTATTGGCATTGCTCATTCGATGGGGATGATAGTAATTGCTGAAGGTGTCGAAACCCAACACCAGTTAACTCAACTGAAAAATTTAAACTGTGATTTTGCTCAAGGACTTTTGTTTTCTGGTGCCATAGAACCAGAATTAGTTTTAAACTTAATTGCTACTGCACCTCAATGGTAA
- the lepB gene encoding signal peptidase I, whose amino-acid sequence MQNQVSDNNSSQKPDSSWIAELGRTIVLSIVLALGIRTFVAEARWIPSGSMEPTLHGSPNQWEADKIIVDKLSYNFSNPQRGDIVVFSPTKELQQEQYQDAFIKRIIGLPGEKVEIRNGRVYIDNQPLPEERYLSPSQRTVIDVCTSGSQPPFLSKPVTIPPNSYLVLGDNRNSSYDSRCWGVVPRENIIGRAIIRFWPLNNIGSIDQSPLYP is encoded by the coding sequence ATGCAAAATCAAGTGTCTGATAACAACTCTAGCCAAAAACCCGATAGTTCCTGGATTGCAGAACTAGGTAGAACTATTGTATTAAGCATCGTGCTAGCTTTGGGTATTCGCACCTTTGTCGCCGAAGCTCGCTGGATTCCTTCTGGTTCAATGGAACCAACCTTACATGGTTCACCCAATCAGTGGGAGGCAGATAAAATTATTGTCGATAAGTTGAGTTATAACTTTTCTAATCCACAAAGAGGGGATATTGTAGTCTTTTCACCTACAAAAGAATTACAGCAAGAACAATATCAAGATGCTTTCATTAAGCGTATTATTGGTTTGCCGGGAGAAAAGGTAGAAATAAGAAATGGTAGAGTTTATATTGATAACCAGCCCCTCCCAGAAGAAAGGTACTTGTCCCCTTCACAGCGCACGGTAATAGATGTTTGCACGTCAGGTTCGCAACCACCTTTTCTATCCAAACCAGTGACAATACCTCCAAACTCCTACTTAGTATTGGGTGATAATCGTAATAGCAGCTATGATAGCCGCTGCTGGGGTGTTGTTCCGCGTGAAAATATCATTGGTCGTGCCATAATTCGTTTTTGGCCTTTAAATAACATTGGCAGTATCGATCAATCGCCACTGTATCCCTAG
- a CDS encoding dihydroorotase, protein MSSPTSLLIRRARIILPNGELMIGDVLTRDRQIVEVAPEISTTTVPIKEIDAEGLTLLPGVIDPQVHFREPGLEHKEDLFTATCACAKGGVTSFLEMPNTRPLTTTVQALDDKLQRAQNKCLVNYGFFIGATAENLPDLLLANPTPGIKIFMGSMHGQLLIDQQEVLEAIFAKGNRLIAVHAEDQARINQRRKEFAGISDVAVHSQIQDNQAALLATQQALKLSQKYQRRLHILHMSTAEEAELLRQHKPDWVTAEVTPQHLFLNTSAYEKIGTLAQMNPPLRSPHDNEVLWQALHDGVIDFIATDHAPHTLEEKAQPYPNSPSGMPGVETSLLLMLTAAMQGRCTLAQVVNWMSTAVAKAYGIANKGAIAVGYDADLVLVDLNTYRPVLREELLTKCGWSPFEGWNLTGWPTYTIVGGQLVYEKGKLHTQVRGQALTFGQ, encoded by the coding sequence ATGTCATCTCCTACTAGTTTGCTGATTCGTCGTGCTCGGATAATTTTACCCAATGGAGAATTAATGATTGGGGATGTGCTGACGCGCGATCGCCAGATCGTCGAAGTCGCACCAGAAATATCCACAACAACAGTGCCGATCAAAGAAATTGACGCAGAAGGGTTAACTTTGTTGCCGGGTGTCATCGATCCACAGGTACATTTTCGAGAACCGGGACTAGAACATAAAGAAGACTTGTTCACTGCTACTTGTGCATGTGCCAAAGGTGGAGTCACCTCCTTTTTGGAAATGCCGAATACCCGTCCCCTCACCACAACAGTGCAAGCGCTTGATGATAAATTGCAGCGTGCTCAAAATAAATGTCTTGTCAACTATGGCTTTTTCATTGGGGCGACAGCAGAAAATTTGCCAGATTTGCTCCTGGCTAACCCAACTCCTGGGATCAAAATTTTTATGGGGTCAATGCATGGTCAGTTACTGATAGACCAACAAGAGGTTTTAGAGGCAATATTTGCCAAAGGAAACCGCCTCATTGCTGTTCACGCCGAAGACCAAGCGAGAATCAACCAACGACGCAAGGAATTTGCTGGAATTAGTGATGTAGCAGTTCATTCTCAAATCCAAGATAATCAAGCAGCACTGTTGGCAACTCAGCAAGCATTAAAACTTTCGCAAAAATACCAACGCCGCCTGCATATTCTGCATATGTCTACGGCGGAGGAAGCAGAGTTGCTGCGTCAGCATAAACCGGACTGGGTAACGGCTGAGGTGACACCACAACATTTATTTTTAAATACCAGTGCATATGAAAAGATTGGCACATTGGCACAGATGAATCCGCCTTTGCGATCGCCCCACGACAACGAAGTCCTTTGGCAAGCTTTGCATGACGGTGTCATAGATTTTATTGCTACCGACCATGCACCCCACACCTTAGAAGAAAAAGCGCAACCATACCCTAATAGTCCTTCGGGAATGCCAGGGGTAGAAACTTCTCTACTCTTAATGCTAACAGCAGCGATGCAAGGGCGATGCACTCTTGCCCAAGTTGTTAACTGGATGTCAACCGCTGTGGCTAAAGCATATGGTATTGCTAACAAAGGGGCGATCGCTGTTGGTTATGATGCTGATTTAGTCCTTGTAGATTTAAATACCTATCGTCCAGTTTTACGCGAAGAATTGTTAACCAAATGTGGTTGGAGTCCTTTTGAAGGTTGGAATCTGACTGGATGGCCCACTTACACAATTGTCGGTGGTCAGCTTGTTTACGAAAAAGGCAAGTTGCATACACAAGTGCGGGGACAGGCTTTAACATTTGGTCAATAG
- the tsaE gene encoding tRNA (adenosine(37)-N6)-threonylcarbamoyltransferase complex ATPase subunit type 1 TsaE, translating into MKISLKDAEATRSLGIILGQCLNAGSVILLEGDLGAGKTTLVQGIGEGLGITEPIVSPTFTLINEYTQGRLPLYHLDLYRLEPQEVAALNLETYWEGVEVPPGIVAIEWADRMPYKPSSYLSLHLMNGNDVIRQAEITLCNCTIDEEILNFCRHNCRS; encoded by the coding sequence ATGAAAATTTCGCTTAAAGATGCAGAGGCGACACGATCGCTTGGTATCATTCTCGGTCAATGTCTAAATGCTGGCAGCGTTATTTTGCTAGAAGGTGATTTAGGCGCTGGTAAAACTACTCTAGTACAAGGTATTGGCGAAGGCTTGGGTATTACCGAACCAATTGTCAGTCCTACTTTCACCCTCATCAATGAATATACGCAAGGACGCCTTCCCCTATACCACCTGGATCTATATCGCTTAGAACCTCAAGAAGTGGCAGCATTAAACTTAGAAACCTACTGGGAAGGAGTTGAGGTTCCGCCCGGAATTGTGGCGATTGAATGGGCAGATAGAATGCCCTATAAGCCATCTAGTTATTTAAGTCTGCATTTGATGAATGGGAATGACGTTATTCGTCAAGCCGAAATCACACTATGTAATTGTACGATTGACGAAGAAATTTTGAACTTTTGTAGGCATAATTGCCGCAGCTAA
- a CDS encoding ferric reductase-like transmembrane domain-containing protein, with protein MWKFNTASTANILGFLALSSYIFTLLPTCLRVVFPPLRKTKLPVVLLKFRRQLGILAFLLALGHAWILINKRDLDFLDLKTYEIYVQGISTFLIFTLLAATSNDWSVKKLKKNWRRLHQLTYLAMFLLAWHIYDKMFGQWSFVTPLAIIGLLTTIILFLTRRYLEWQEVNIKEDKSYVSAAKIKIID; from the coding sequence ATGTGGAAATTTAATACAGCTAGCACTGCAAATATACTAGGATTTTTAGCTTTATCTAGTTATATTTTTACTTTACTTCCTACTTGCTTAAGAGTCGTTTTTCCACCTCTTAGGAAAACAAAATTACCGGTTGTTTTATTGAAGTTTAGACGTCAATTAGGTATTTTGGCATTTCTATTAGCTCTTGGTCATGCTTGGATATTGATAAATAAAAGAGATTTAGATTTTCTTGATTTAAAAACTTACGAAATATATGTACAAGGAATTTCAACATTTCTGATATTCACACTTTTAGCTGCTACATCTAATGACTGGAGTGTGAAGAAGCTAAAGAAAAATTGGCGTAGATTACACCAGTTAACATACTTAGCAATGTTTTTATTAGCTTGGCATATTTATGACAAAATGTTTGGTCAGTGGAGTTTTGTAACTCCACTGGCCATTATTGGTCTTTTAACAACAATTATTTTATTTTTAACAAGACGATATTTGGAATGGCAAGAGGTAAACATTAAAGAAGATAAATCTTACGTATCTGCTGCAAAAATTAAAATAATTGATTAA
- the ruvC gene encoding crossover junction endodeoxyribonuclease RuvC, with translation MEKRILGLDPGLATLGFGAIICHQKQAQQRDTSVNLLDFGVITTSADAEMGQRLRTLYEDLHTLMEELQPDLVAIEKLFFYRMGNTILVAQARGVIMLVLAQHNLAYVEFTPAQIKQALTGYGNAEKYEVQQAVARELDLDYIPHPDDAADALAVALTAWFQY, from the coding sequence ATGGAAAAGCGAATTTTAGGATTAGATCCAGGGCTAGCTACCCTAGGATTCGGAGCAATTATCTGCCACCAGAAGCAAGCCCAACAACGAGACACATCAGTAAATTTGCTAGATTTTGGTGTTATCACTACATCGGCAGATGCAGAAATGGGACAACGGCTGCGTACCTTATACGAAGATTTGCATACCTTGATGGAGGAGTTGCAACCCGACTTGGTAGCGATCGAGAAATTATTTTTTTATCGTATGGGAAATACTATCTTAGTTGCTCAAGCACGGGGTGTCATTATGTTGGTCTTGGCGCAGCACAATCTTGCATACGTGGAATTTACTCCTGCCCAAATTAAACAAGCGTTGACAGGGTATGGCAATGCTGAAAAATATGAAGTCCAACAAGCTGTAGCGCGAGAGCTAGATTTAGATTACATTCCCCATCCAGATGATGCCGCAGATGCTTTGGCAGTAGCGTTGACAGCGTGGTTTCAGTATTAG
- a CDS encoding diguanylate cyclase domain-containing protein, with protein MNQEPASANQGNILIVDDQLDNLRVLSTILTEEGYQVRKALNGQMALIACQTLAPDLILLDINMPDISGYEVCQRLKSNPQTCNIPVIFISILDDVTDKVKGIKMGGVDYITKPFQFEEVVVRVQNQLTIQRLQMQLQETNQKLLEQNSLLRLEIEKRRNTEITLQEVNEKLQAMALLDSLTEVANRRYLDDYLQREWQRSAREQTPLAFMLCDIDYFKLYNDTYGHVAGDTCLTHVAKAIKSAVRRPADLVARYGGEEFAVILPNTNFSGAMRVTENIQLQVQELKIAHSASFVSEYLTLSIGIAVCLPSHQYSPDTLIAASDQALYQAKQQGRNNYCAYISFSSHYLL; from the coding sequence ATGAATCAAGAGCCAGCATCTGCCAATCAAGGTAACATTCTCATCGTTGACGATCAGCTAGATAATCTGCGTGTGTTATCTACTATACTTACTGAAGAAGGTTATCAAGTTCGTAAAGCTTTAAACGGGCAAATGGCTTTGATTGCCTGTCAAACTCTAGCACCAGATTTAATCTTGCTAGATATTAATATGCCAGATATTAGCGGCTATGAAGTATGTCAACGTCTAAAATCTAACCCACAAACATGTAATATTCCTGTGATTTTTATCAGCATCTTAGATGATGTTACAGACAAAGTAAAAGGAATTAAAATGGGTGGCGTAGACTACATTACCAAGCCTTTTCAGTTTGAAGAAGTAGTAGTGCGAGTGCAGAATCAACTAACTATCCAGCGCCTACAAATGCAACTTCAAGAAACTAACCAAAAACTTTTAGAGCAAAATTCGTTATTGCGATTGGAAATTGAAAAACGCCGCAATACAGAAATAACTCTGCAAGAAGTTAACGAAAAATTGCAAGCAATGGCTTTGTTAGACAGTTTAACAGAGGTTGCTAACCGTCGTTACTTAGATGATTACTTGCAAAGAGAGTGGCAACGCTCAGCCAGAGAGCAAACTCCTCTAGCATTTATGTTATGCGATATCGACTATTTCAAATTATATAATGATACTTACGGTCATGTAGCTGGTGATACTTGTTTAACACATGTAGCCAAAGCAATTAAAAGTGCAGTTAGGCGTCCAGCAGACTTAGTAGCTCGCTACGGAGGAGAAGAGTTTGCTGTGATCTTACCAAACACAAATTTTTCTGGAGCCATGCGAGTAACCGAAAATATTCAATTGCAAGTACAAGAACTAAAAATAGCTCATTCTGCATCTTTTGTAAGTGAATATCTAACATTAAGTATTGGTATTGCGGTTTGTCTACCCAGTCATCAATATTCACCAGATACTTTAATTGCAGCTAGCGACCAAGCATTGTATCAAGCTAAACAACAAGGACGTAATAATTACTGTGCTTACATATCTTTTTCCAGTCATTATTTACTATGA
- a CDS encoding cytochrome c peroxidase → MFVNLTQRLASKYSKAITIAVLVTLAVICGHTVSAQVTPAPALASLKTVPVPEPDNLGDFIRDRTAAIKLGKSFFWDMQVASDGITACASCHFHAGADSRSKNQINPGVVRANIDEPLVQDATFQVGGGANYQLKPEDFPFHRLSNPDDVNSTVLFDTNDIASSHGVFNTEFVDVVPGQAEDIVNPIEDSIFNVGGTKVRRVEPRNAPTVIDAVFNFRNFWDGRAQNIFNGASLWGTRDPNAFVGKANDINQLELVKVSLKNSSLASQALSPPISVFEMSADGRTLQNIGDKIGRVHIDSDDAGAQPPREIGKKLLPIRPLGKQLVHPEDSVLGTDSRSPNPGLQTDTYEALIKDAFQPEWWRSTKWVQVNSDGSRTIIDRPNSPEKNQYNLMEYNFPLFFGLAIQMYESTLISDDTPFDRFMEGNTTALTAQQQRGMQVFQDQGCIGCHFGAEFTIASVVHIGEQGRIAAALFGQQPIEDVGFLNNGVRPASEDRGVGGDDPFGNPLAETRLALNGTFRQILGEDPPVIPTGEDNIGVEGAFKVPTLRNVELTAPYFHNGGQLTLEQVLDFYSRGGDFREGDFPGVLPVLNMSAQDKQDIIAFMKALTDERVRLEKAPFDHPQLFLTNGHQGDQTSVTDDGTGKATDEFLELPAVGRNGSNGHPNFLETR, encoded by the coding sequence ATGTTTGTAAACCTTACCCAACGACTAGCATCAAAGTATTCAAAGGCTATAACAATTGCGGTATTAGTGACCCTAGCTGTCATATGTGGACATACTGTATCGGCACAGGTAACACCCGCACCAGCCTTGGCTTCACTAAAAACCGTGCCGGTTCCAGAGCCTGACAATCTAGGAGACTTCATCAGAGACAGGACAGCCGCGATTAAGCTAGGAAAATCATTTTTCTGGGATATGCAAGTTGCCAGCGATGGCATAACGGCTTGCGCTAGTTGTCATTTCCATGCCGGAGCAGACAGCAGATCCAAAAATCAGATTAATCCTGGTGTCGTGCGTGCCAATATTGATGAGCCCCTGGTTCAAGATGCAACTTTCCAAGTAGGCGGTGGAGCGAACTACCAACTCAAGCCGGAAGATTTCCCATTCCACAGGCTGTCGAACCCAGATGACGTTAATAGTACGGTCTTGTTTGACACTAACGATATTGCTTCATCTCATGGGGTGTTTAATACTGAGTTTGTTGATGTTGTTCCTGGTCAGGCGGAGGACATAGTAAATCCAATAGAAGATTCAATCTTTAACGTCGGAGGCACGAAAGTGCGGCGAGTCGAGCCACGCAACGCGCCAACCGTTATCGATGCGGTCTTCAACTTCCGTAACTTTTGGGATGGAAGAGCACAGAACATCTTCAATGGTGCAAGTCTCTGGGGTACAAGAGATCCCAATGCCTTTGTTGGCAAAGCAAACGACATTAATCAGCTAGAACTTGTCAAAGTCAGCCTGAAGAATTCATCTTTAGCTTCTCAAGCGCTGTCTCCACCAATCAGTGTTTTTGAGATGTCTGCTGACGGTCGCACCTTACAGAATATTGGTGACAAAATAGGACGAGTCCACATTGACAGCGATGATGCGGGCGCACAGCCACCTCGAGAAATAGGTAAAAAGTTACTTCCCATTCGTCCGTTGGGCAAGCAACTTGTCCATCCAGAGGATAGTGTTTTAGGTACCGACAGCAGATCCCCCAATCCTGGTCTTCAGACCGATACCTACGAAGCACTGATTAAGGATGCCTTCCAGCCAGAGTGGTGGAGGTCTACTAAGTGGGTTCAAGTTAATTCTGATGGTTCGCGAACTATTATTGATAGGCCCAATTCACCAGAAAAGAACCAGTACAACCTGATGGAGTACAACTTCCCGTTGTTCTTCGGACTGGCAATTCAGATGTACGAATCCACACTCATCTCTGACGATACACCCTTCGATCGCTTTATGGAAGGAAACACCACTGCCCTTACTGCACAACAACAGCGAGGTATGCAGGTTTTCCAAGATCAAGGATGTATTGGTTGCCATTTTGGCGCAGAGTTTACCATTGCTTCGGTTGTTCACATCGGTGAACAAGGACGTATTGCCGCTGCATTATTTGGTCAACAACCTATCGAAGACGTTGGCTTCCTGAATAACGGTGTTAGACCTGCTAGTGAAGATCGTGGTGTTGGTGGTGACGATCCTTTTGGCAATCCGCTTGCAGAAACTCGGCTAGCGCTTAACGGGACATTCAGGCAAATACTTGGCGAAGATCCACCAGTTATCCCTACCGGTGAAGATAACATAGGTGTAGAAGGAGCCTTCAAGGTACCCACACTACGAAATGTAGAACTGACTGCGCCTTACTTCCATAACGGTGGACAGTTGACCCTGGAACAAGTGTTAGATTTCTACAGTCGTGGCGGAGACTTTCGCGAAGGAGACTTTCCTGGTGTTCTGCCAGTGCTTAACATGAGTGCACAGGATAAACAGGATATAATAGCCTTCATGAAAGCGCTAACTGATGAGCGAGTCCGCTTGGAGAAAGCACCTTTTGACCACCCACAATTATTTCTCACCAATGGACATCAAGGCGATCAGACGTCTGTTACAGATGACGGCACTGGAAAAGCTACAGATGAATTTCTGGAACTCCCTGCTGTTGGTCGTAACGGCAGTAATGGCCATCCAAATTTCCTGGAAACGAGGTAA